A single window of Vigna unguiculata cultivar IT97K-499-35 chromosome 1, ASM411807v1, whole genome shotgun sequence DNA harbors:
- the LOC114177719 gene encoding protein SAR DEFICIENT 1-like isoform X2 produces MEPKRQTQQEEEKRGDQERSRENSRVSETWRIVRSFRYLRLNLNELQPYLVDSVRNMIRQELELQLATRPNSIQTEISGARRLLKLVFRNKLPDTIYTLSKLKDRDNNPLEVFLLDIESNSIVCDENDPLSSIKVKICVLDGEFGSDGDENWSKDEFNSKILRQRANKGQLLKGDTVIALKNGIGFIPTGLSFTDNSCWIRTRRFILGAKVAKSNLNDAIIIREGISKPFTVKDYRVNKGKDPTLSDEIWHLKHISKKGKIYEELAKDGILTVGDLLKEHETNPSSLEQKLGKISKRKREEIFKQAKKAKHAETGVAETVIFDRPNYLSENNTLNSDQRQACQSSRGLMQIEVINEESPCLRDPEDWSAFCDELFTE; encoded by the exons ATGGAACCAAAAAGACAAACCCAGCAAGAGGAGGAAAAAAGGGGTGATCAAGAGCGGAGTCGTGAGAATTCACGAGTATCTGAAACATGGCG CATCGTTAGAAGTTTTAGGTATCTGCGTCTCAATTTGAATGAACTGCAGCCCTACTTGGTAGATTCAGTTCGAAATATG ATACGACAGGAGTTGGAACTCCAACTAGCAACAAG ACCAAATAGTATTCAGACTGAAATATCTGGAGCCCGCAGATTGTTGAAGCTGGTTTTTAGGAATAAATTACCTGATACAATTTAtaccctctccaaattgaaagaTAGAGACAACAATCCTCTTGAGGTGTTTCTTCTCGATATTGAATCTAATTCTATAGTCTGTGATGAGAATGATCCACTGTCTTCGATCAAGGTTAAGATTTGCGTTCTTGATGGTGAGTTTGGCTCAGATGGCGATGAAAATTGGAGCAAAGATGAATTCAACTCCAAAATCTTACGTCAAAGAGCGAATAAAGGGCAGTTACTGAAAGGAGATACGGTTATTGCGCTTAAAAATGGAATAGGTTTTATCCCAACTGGATTATCATTCACTGACAACTCATGTTGGATAAGAACACGACGTTTCATATTAGGAGCGAAGGTTGCGAAATCAAATTTGAATGACGCAATAATCATCAGGGAAGGTATAAGTAAACCTTTTACAGTCAAGGACTACAGAG TGAACAAGGGAAAGGATCCAACCCTCAGTGATGAAATATGGCATTTGAAACATATATCAAAAAAGGGGAAAATTTATGAGGAGCTTGCTAAGGACGGGATACTCACTGTTGGGGATCTGTTGAAGGAGCATGAAACCAATCCATCATCTTTGGAACAG AAACTTGGCAAGATTTCCAAAAGGAAACGGGAAGAAATTTTTAAGCAGGCTAAGAAAGCAAAGCATGCTGAAACTGGTGTTGCTGAAACCGTAATATTTGACAGACCAAACTATCTATCAGAGAATAATACTCTCAACTCCGATCAGAGG CAAGCATGTCAAAGTTCGAGGGGTCTGATGCAGATTGAGGTGATAAATG aaGAAAGTCCTTGTCTAAGGGATCCAGAAGACTGGTCAGCATTTTGTGATGAATTATTTACAGAATGA
- the LOC114177719 gene encoding protein SAR DEFICIENT 1-like isoform X3, whose product MEPKRQTQQEEEKRGDQERSRENSRVSETWRIVRSFRYLRLNLNELQPYLVDSVRNMIRQELELQLATRPNSIQTEISGARRLLKLVFRNKLPDTIYTLSKLKDRDNNPLEVFLLDIESNSIVCDENDPLSSIKVKICVLDGEFGSDGDENWSKDEFNSKILRQRANKGQLLKGDTVIALKNGIGFIPTGLSFTDNSCWIRTRRFILGAKVAKSNLNDAIIIREGISKPFTVKDYRGELNKGKDPTLSDEIWHLKHISKKGKIYEELAKDGILTVGDLLKEHETNPSSLEQKLGKISKRKREEIFKQAKKAKHAETGVAETVIFDRPNYLSENNTLNSDQRQACQSSRGLMQIEKKVLV is encoded by the exons ATGGAACCAAAAAGACAAACCCAGCAAGAGGAGGAAAAAAGGGGTGATCAAGAGCGGAGTCGTGAGAATTCACGAGTATCTGAAACATGGCG CATCGTTAGAAGTTTTAGGTATCTGCGTCTCAATTTGAATGAACTGCAGCCCTACTTGGTAGATTCAGTTCGAAATATG ATACGACAGGAGTTGGAACTCCAACTAGCAACAAG ACCAAATAGTATTCAGACTGAAATATCTGGAGCCCGCAGATTGTTGAAGCTGGTTTTTAGGAATAAATTACCTGATACAATTTAtaccctctccaaattgaaagaTAGAGACAACAATCCTCTTGAGGTGTTTCTTCTCGATATTGAATCTAATTCTATAGTCTGTGATGAGAATGATCCACTGTCTTCGATCAAGGTTAAGATTTGCGTTCTTGATGGTGAGTTTGGCTCAGATGGCGATGAAAATTGGAGCAAAGATGAATTCAACTCCAAAATCTTACGTCAAAGAGCGAATAAAGGGCAGTTACTGAAAGGAGATACGGTTATTGCGCTTAAAAATGGAATAGGTTTTATCCCAACTGGATTATCATTCACTGACAACTCATGTTGGATAAGAACACGACGTTTCATATTAGGAGCGAAGGTTGCGAAATCAAATTTGAATGACGCAATAATCATCAGGGAAGGTATAAGTAAACCTTTTACAGTCAAGGACTACAGAGGTGAGT TGAACAAGGGAAAGGATCCAACCCTCAGTGATGAAATATGGCATTTGAAACATATATCAAAAAAGGGGAAAATTTATGAGGAGCTTGCTAAGGACGGGATACTCACTGTTGGGGATCTGTTGAAGGAGCATGAAACCAATCCATCATCTTTGGAACAG AAACTTGGCAAGATTTCCAAAAGGAAACGGGAAGAAATTTTTAAGCAGGCTAAGAAAGCAAAGCATGCTGAAACTGGTGTTGCTGAAACCGTAATATTTGACAGACCAAACTATCTATCAGAGAATAATACTCTCAACTCCGATCAGAGG CAAGCATGTCAAAGTTCGAGGGGTCTGATGCAGATTGAG aaGAAAGTCCTTGTCTAA
- the LOC114177719 gene encoding protein SAR DEFICIENT 1-like isoform X1 — protein sequence MEPKRQTQQEEEKRGDQERSRENSRVSETWRIVRSFRYLRLNLNELQPYLVDSVRNMIRQELELQLATRPNSIQTEISGARRLLKLVFRNKLPDTIYTLSKLKDRDNNPLEVFLLDIESNSIVCDENDPLSSIKVKICVLDGEFGSDGDENWSKDEFNSKILRQRANKGQLLKGDTVIALKNGIGFIPTGLSFTDNSCWIRTRRFILGAKVAKSNLNDAIIIREGISKPFTVKDYRGELNKGKDPTLSDEIWHLKHISKKGKIYEELAKDGILTVGDLLKEHETNPSSLEQKLGKISKRKREEIFKQAKKAKHAETGVAETVIFDRPNYLSENNTLNSDQRQACQSSRGLMQIEVINEESPCLRDPEDWSAFCDELFTE from the exons ATGGAACCAAAAAGACAAACCCAGCAAGAGGAGGAAAAAAGGGGTGATCAAGAGCGGAGTCGTGAGAATTCACGAGTATCTGAAACATGGCG CATCGTTAGAAGTTTTAGGTATCTGCGTCTCAATTTGAATGAACTGCAGCCCTACTTGGTAGATTCAGTTCGAAATATG ATACGACAGGAGTTGGAACTCCAACTAGCAACAAG ACCAAATAGTATTCAGACTGAAATATCTGGAGCCCGCAGATTGTTGAAGCTGGTTTTTAGGAATAAATTACCTGATACAATTTAtaccctctccaaattgaaagaTAGAGACAACAATCCTCTTGAGGTGTTTCTTCTCGATATTGAATCTAATTCTATAGTCTGTGATGAGAATGATCCACTGTCTTCGATCAAGGTTAAGATTTGCGTTCTTGATGGTGAGTTTGGCTCAGATGGCGATGAAAATTGGAGCAAAGATGAATTCAACTCCAAAATCTTACGTCAAAGAGCGAATAAAGGGCAGTTACTGAAAGGAGATACGGTTATTGCGCTTAAAAATGGAATAGGTTTTATCCCAACTGGATTATCATTCACTGACAACTCATGTTGGATAAGAACACGACGTTTCATATTAGGAGCGAAGGTTGCGAAATCAAATTTGAATGACGCAATAATCATCAGGGAAGGTATAAGTAAACCTTTTACAGTCAAGGACTACAGAGGTGAGT TGAACAAGGGAAAGGATCCAACCCTCAGTGATGAAATATGGCATTTGAAACATATATCAAAAAAGGGGAAAATTTATGAGGAGCTTGCTAAGGACGGGATACTCACTGTTGGGGATCTGTTGAAGGAGCATGAAACCAATCCATCATCTTTGGAACAG AAACTTGGCAAGATTTCCAAAAGGAAACGGGAAGAAATTTTTAAGCAGGCTAAGAAAGCAAAGCATGCTGAAACTGGTGTTGCTGAAACCGTAATATTTGACAGACCAAACTATCTATCAGAGAATAATACTCTCAACTCCGATCAGAGG CAAGCATGTCAAAGTTCGAGGGGTCTGATGCAGATTGAGGTGATAAATG aaGAAAGTCCTTGTCTAAGGGATCCAGAAGACTGGTCAGCATTTTGTGATGAATTATTTACAGAATGA
- the LOC114177719 gene encoding protein SAR DEFICIENT 1-like isoform X4 has product MIRQELELQLATRPNSIQTEISGARRLLKLVFRNKLPDTIYTLSKLKDRDNNPLEVFLLDIESNSIVCDENDPLSSIKVKICVLDGEFGSDGDENWSKDEFNSKILRQRANKGQLLKGDTVIALKNGIGFIPTGLSFTDNSCWIRTRRFILGAKVAKSNLNDAIIIREGISKPFTVKDYRGELNKGKDPTLSDEIWHLKHISKKGKIYEELAKDGILTVGDLLKEHETNPSSLEQKLGKISKRKREEIFKQAKKAKHAETGVAETVIFDRPNYLSENNTLNSDQRQACQSSRGLMQIEVINEESPCLRDPEDWSAFCDELFTE; this is encoded by the exons ATG ATACGACAGGAGTTGGAACTCCAACTAGCAACAAG ACCAAATAGTATTCAGACTGAAATATCTGGAGCCCGCAGATTGTTGAAGCTGGTTTTTAGGAATAAATTACCTGATACAATTTAtaccctctccaaattgaaagaTAGAGACAACAATCCTCTTGAGGTGTTTCTTCTCGATATTGAATCTAATTCTATAGTCTGTGATGAGAATGATCCACTGTCTTCGATCAAGGTTAAGATTTGCGTTCTTGATGGTGAGTTTGGCTCAGATGGCGATGAAAATTGGAGCAAAGATGAATTCAACTCCAAAATCTTACGTCAAAGAGCGAATAAAGGGCAGTTACTGAAAGGAGATACGGTTATTGCGCTTAAAAATGGAATAGGTTTTATCCCAACTGGATTATCATTCACTGACAACTCATGTTGGATAAGAACACGACGTTTCATATTAGGAGCGAAGGTTGCGAAATCAAATTTGAATGACGCAATAATCATCAGGGAAGGTATAAGTAAACCTTTTACAGTCAAGGACTACAGAGGTGAGT TGAACAAGGGAAAGGATCCAACCCTCAGTGATGAAATATGGCATTTGAAACATATATCAAAAAAGGGGAAAATTTATGAGGAGCTTGCTAAGGACGGGATACTCACTGTTGGGGATCTGTTGAAGGAGCATGAAACCAATCCATCATCTTTGGAACAG AAACTTGGCAAGATTTCCAAAAGGAAACGGGAAGAAATTTTTAAGCAGGCTAAGAAAGCAAAGCATGCTGAAACTGGTGTTGCTGAAACCGTAATATTTGACAGACCAAACTATCTATCAGAGAATAATACTCTCAACTCCGATCAGAGG CAAGCATGTCAAAGTTCGAGGGGTCTGATGCAGATTGAGGTGATAAATG aaGAAAGTCCTTGTCTAAGGGATCCAGAAGACTGGTCAGCATTTTGTGATGAATTATTTACAGAATGA